The Candidatus Omnitrophota bacterium genomic sequence TCGTTGGCAATTGAATTACCCACGTATTTATCCAGGCTGCGGCGCTGGGCTCCGGTCAGGTCCAGGAAGCATACCGCAACATCATATTTCCTGTTCTCTTCCAGCTCATCCACCCGGATCACGCGGGCTAAGCAATTTATCGGTTCGTCCGTTTCAGGCAGGTCGATCTTTAACTCCAGGACCACCCCCGCGGGAAACGACTGTTCGGCGAAAAAGACCAGGCCGCCGGCCGAAATATCCCGGGTGACCGAATTCACCTCCGGGACCGGCACTCGTTTTCCGTGTTCATCCTTAGTATTAAAGACCTTGTAATGTATATCGACCTTGCTCTTTAACCGGTGGTAAATCCTCTTGTTGATCACCACCTCTTCCAGGGGTTTTTCCTCATCCAGTCCCACAGCGATCCCTCCTGTATTTATGCCCTCATCTTCGCGCTCCTCGGCGGCAGTGGCTTTCATCACCTCTTCCGGTGTGGTCAGTCCGGCAAGGATCTTCTGCCAGCCATCCTGTCGCAGGGTCCGCATGCCTCTGGCTATAGCCGCTTTCTTGATCTGGCTGGCCGAGCTTTTTTTAAGGATCAGCTCTTTCATCATATTATCTATCAGCAGCATTTCATATATAGCGGTCCTGCCCAGAAAACCGGTAAAATTGCAGTTAGCGCAGCCTTTACCGCGAAAGATCTTGATATCGGAAACTTTCTTGCCGGTTTCAAAAGCGATTATCTCTTTTAATTCCTTCGGCGCAGCGGTATCCTCATATTTACAAGCCGGGCATATAAGCCTGATCAGTCGCTGAGCGATAAACGCCTCGACGCTGGACGCCACCAGATAAGGCTCAAGGCCTATATCTATAAGACGGGTGATCCCGCTGGCTGCGTCATTGGTATGCAAAGTGGAAAAAACAAGGTGGCCGGTCAAAGCTACACGGATAGCGATCTCCGCGGTCTCCAGGTCGCGCACCTCGCCGACCATGATCACATCCGGGTCATGCCGCAGTATGCTGCGCAGCCCCCTTGAGAAATCCAGCCCGATCCCCGGCTGCACCTGTATCTGGGTTATCCCGGACATCTCGTATTCGATCGGGTCCTCGATGGTGATGATCTTGCGGTCGTTGGTATTGATCCTGGTCAAACAGGCGTACAACGTAGTGGTTTTTCCGCTTCCCGTTGGCCCGGTTACCATAATTATCCCGTGCGGTTTTAAAATAGTCTCTTCGAAGATCTTAAGGTCCCGCTTGGCCAGACCCAGTTTTTCCAGGTTAAAAAGCATCTTCACCGGCAGGATACGGAGCACCACGCTTTCGCCGAAAGGCGTAGGTATGGTCGAGATCCTCAGGTCCAATATCTGGTCAGCTACCTTGACTACCGCCCTTCCGTCCTGCGGAAGCCGGCGCTCGACGATATTCAGATTGGACATAATCTTGATACGCGAGATTATGGCGGAGATAAAACCGTGGATACCGGCGGGGACATTGGTGTCGTAAAGTATGCCGTCTATGCGGTAACGCACGCTCACGCTGTCGCGGTACGGCTCGATATGGATATCTGTGGCGCGTTTCTTGAACGCCTCCAGGATCAGCTGGTTCACCAGTTTTATTACCGAGGCATCCTCCGCCAGCTTCTCGATATCCTCCAATCTTTCCTCCGGCTGGCCCTGATCCGCGGCTGACGCTTCCTGGATCTGCCCCTTGGACATCTTTCCCACGGTCTCCGAAGCCAGGCCGTAATACTTGTTCAGGCTGTCCAGGATATCATCAGCGCTGGAGATCACCATTTCAATATCCATGCCCAACTGGGTCCGGATCTCATCCTGGATCTTTATATCCGGGGGATAGGCTACGGCGATAGAGATCAACCGGTCAACGATCTTCACCGGGAAGAATTTGTAATAATAGGCGATCTTGAAAGGCACGCGCTCGATCACCGCCTTATCCACGGTTATCGCCTTAAGGTCAAGTTGCGGGGTCTTCAGCCTTTCGGAGATGATGTTCATCGCCTCCTGCTCGGAAATAAGATTATTCTTAAGCAGGACATAGAACAAAGGCTGACGGGTATCCTCCGCCTCTTTTACGAACCGGCTGAGGGCATCTTTATTCAACCTGCCGGTGTTATGAAAAATGTCGTAGAAGACCAGGTCGATCTTAGTCACTATTTATTCCCTTCCAAATGGTTCTTTTTCAATAAACCCCGGATGCTCTGGCTGATATGCTCGCGTAATTGTTTTATCGCGCCATTCAGGTCAGCTTCGCTGGCCAGGACAAGCTCGAGCTTTCTGGGGCTTGCCTCTTCTTCCATCTTGCTGATCGGCACCACGTTCAAAGGATTTAGGATAGCCACTGTCACCGTGTAATCATCCTGGCGCAAAGGAAAACATTTATGGTCCACGATCAAAGACGATGAGAACTTGCGGGCCAGGTCCATATCGATATATTCGGTCTTCAGGTCCACGATCGGCATATTGAATTGCTCGGAAAGCGCCTCGATCAGCTGGCGGTCGTTGATCACCCCCTTGCCGATAAGTATCTTGCCCAGGAAGTCCGCGTTTATCTTCTGCTCCATCAGCGAATCATGCAGCTGTGCCTCGGTAATATAGCCCTTGGAGATCAATATCTCGCCTATGCGCTTTGGACTTTTTTCCATAGTTTGTCCCCCCTTTATGCCACCCCGATCATGTAAAATTCGCCTTCCGGCTTCCTGTCAAAATGGCCGGCGATGATCTTTTCACAGCCGTCAACGGTCTGCTGTATAGTGACGTATTCGCCGTGTTTACCTGTATAAGCCTCGGCCACAAAGAACGGCTGCGTAAGGAAATTCTGCAGCTTGCGCGCGCGCTCATAAATTATCCTGTCCCCCGCGGACAATTCGTCGATACCGATGACCATAACAATGCGCCGCAGTTCTTCATAGCGCTGCAGCGTGCGGATAACATCCTGGGAAACCTGGTAATGATGCGCCCCGACGATATCCGGGTCAAGGTTTGCGCTGGAGGACAATAACGGGTCGATCGCCGGATAAAGCCCGAGCTG encodes the following:
- the tadA gene encoding Flp pilus assembly complex ATPase component TadA, giving the protein MTKIDLVFYDIFHNTGRLNKDALSRFVKEAEDTRQPLFYVLLKNNLISEQEAMNIISERLKTPQLDLKAITVDKAVIERVPFKIAYYYKFFPVKIVDRLISIAVAYPPDIKIQDEIRTQLGMDIEMVISSADDILDSLNKYYGLASETVGKMSKGQIQEASAADQGQPEERLEDIEKLAEDASVIKLVNQLILEAFKKRATDIHIEPYRDSVSVRYRIDGILYDTNVPAGIHGFISAIISRIKIMSNLNIVERRLPQDGRAVVKVADQILDLRISTIPTPFGESVVLRILPVKMLFNLEKLGLAKRDLKIFEETILKPHGIIMVTGPTGSGKTTTLYACLTRINTNDRKIITIEDPIEYEMSGITQIQVQPGIGLDFSRGLRSILRHDPDVIMVGEVRDLETAEIAIRVALTGHLVFSTLHTNDAASGITRLIDIGLEPYLVASSVEAFIAQRLIRLICPACKYEDTAAPKELKEIIAFETGKKVSDIKIFRGKGCANCNFTGFLGRTAIYEMLLIDNMMKELILKKSSASQIKKAAIARGMRTLRQDGWQKILAGLTTPEEVMKATAAEEREDEGINTGGIAVGLDEEKPLEEVVINKRIYHRLKSKVDIHYKVFNTKDEHGKRVPVPEVNSVTRDISAGGLVFFAEQSFPAGVVLELKIDLPETDEPINCLARVIRVDELEENRKYDVAVCFLDLTGAQRRSLDKYVGNSIANE